One Apium graveolens cultivar Ventura unplaced genomic scaffold, ASM990537v1 ctg8176, whole genome shotgun sequence genomic window carries:
- the LOC141704720 gene encoding protein NUCLEAR FUSION DEFECTIVE 4-like isoform X2, producing MSTQWLVLVAAIWLQSISGTNTNFPAYSSQLKHLLSMSQLQLNNLAFASDAGKILAWFSGVAALYLPLWLTLLIGSIIGMIGYGVQYFLLLKLHLHSSIPYWVVFILTVVAGNSVCWINTVCYILIIQNFPLDMQLSLGLSTSYQGLSAKIYGDIVEVAYANSCPDEKARGYLLLNSILPVIVCIIVAPLVARSSHVNDSGGSRSGSSYSCSRKLSEGFVAMFSITVITGTYAVVTSSLGYSILSCSRHAQLIGIGVLVIILPIMVPLVEKIRENVQHKCWIRQRKVSSFPADEQGSETLENGNGAVALSVKTTSVVKTGEKNDLTGQIVESRGHSRTTCLVSLSSSFGFFGRLIPCLLEYYFTRAKYMSSRAGAMSVMMAPMSGAFFMLLINSNICLHISTAIIGLSTGAISSMAVSATTELFGGKGFGIKHNIVIINIPIGSFILGEMAGVLYRRNGSADEVGKCIGMECYQTSYIIWGSLCCLGTLLALILHSRNKSLREMAGVQ from the exons ATGTCTACACAATGGCTTGTTTTAGTAGCTGCTATATGGCTTCAATCCATAAGTGGCACCAACACAAACTTTCCTGCCTATTCTTCCCAACTCAAACACCTTCTTTCCATGTCACAACTTCAACTCAACAACTTAGCCTTTGCTTCTGACGCCGGAAAAATTCTTGCCTGGTTCTCCGGTGTTGCTGCTTTATATCTTCCTTTGTGGCTAACTCTCTTGATTGGTTCAATTATCGGAATGATAGGTTACGGTGTACAATATTTTTTACTGTTAAAGTTGCACCTTCATAGCTCAATACCGTACTGGGTGGTTTTTATTTTAACTGTTGTTGCAGGAAATAGCGTATGTTGGATTAATACTGTCTGTTACATTCTTATTATACAAAATTTTCCTCTGGATATGCAACTTTCCTTAGGTTTATCAACTAGTTATCAAGGGTTAAGTGCCAAGATATATGGAGATATAGTTGAAGTTGCATATGCAAATTCTTGTCCTGATGAAAAAGCAAGAGGATATCTGCTGTTAAATTCGATTTTGCCTGTAATAGTTTGCATAATCGTGGCGCCTTTAGTCGCTAGATCATCACATGTTAATGATTCTGGTGGTTCACGCAGTGGATCATCTTATTCTTGTAGCAGAAAATTATCAGAAGGATTTGTTGCcatgttttccataactgttatTACTGGAACTTATGCTGTGGTTACTAGTAGTTTGGGTTACTCAATTTTATCATGTAGCAGACATGCTCAATTGATTGGCATCGGAGTTTTAGTTATTATCCTTCCAATTATGGTTCCTCTGGTGGAGAAAATTAGGGAGAATGTGCAGCACAAGTGTTGGATAAGACAGAGGAAAGTTAGTAGTTTCCCTGCAGATGAACAGGGAAGTGAAACATTGGAAAATGGAAATGGAGCAGTGGCGTTGTCTGTAAAAACTACTAGTGTGGTAAAAACTGGAGAAAAGAATGATTTAACAG GACAAATTGTGGAGTCGAGGGGGCACTCCAGAACTACTTGTTTGGTCTCGCTTTCATCCTCGTTTGGTTTCTTTGGGCGGCTCATTCCATGTCTCCTCGAATACTATTTTACGAG GGCAAAGTACATGAGTTCAAGAGCAGGAGCAATGTCAGTGATGATGGCACCAATGAGCGGAGCCTTTTTCATGCTACTAATAAACAGCAACATATGTCTACACATAAGTACAGCCATCATAGGATTGTCAACCGGAGCAATCTCGTCAATGGCCGTGTCGGCAACTACAGAGCTGTTTGGAGGCAAAGGGTTTGGAATAAAGCATAACATTGTGATCATAAACATCCCCATAGGATCTTTCATTTTGGGCGAAATGGCAGGGGTGCTGTACAGGCGAAATGGCAGTGCGGATGAAGTTGGAAAGTGCATAGGCATGGAATGTTACCAAACAAGTTATATAATATGGGGTTCACTTTGTTGTTTAGGAACTTTGTTAGCTCTAATACTACACTCCAGAAACAAAAGCTTGCGCGAAATGGCAGGGGTGCAGTAG
- the LOC141704720 gene encoding protein NUCLEAR FUSION DEFECTIVE 4-like isoform X1 → MSTQWLVLVAAIWLQSISGTNTNFPAYSSQLKHLLSMSQLQLNNLAFASDAGKILAWFSGVAALYLPLWLTLLIGSIIGMIGYGVQYFLLLKLHLHSSIPYWVVFILTVVAGNSVCWINTVCYILIIQNFPLDMQLSLGLSTSYQGLSAKIYGDIVEVAYANSCPDEKARGYLLLNSILPVIVCIIVAPLVARSSHVNDSGGSRSGSSYSCSRKLSEGFVAMFSITVITGTYAVVTSSLGYSILSCSRHAQLIGIGVLVIILPIMVPLVEKIRENVQHKCWIRQRKVSSFPADEQGSETLENGNGAVALSVKTTSVVKTGEKNDLTGKEIGPKLMLKKLDFWIYFFVYMFGATIGLVYLNNLGQIVESRGHSRTTCLVSLSSSFGFFGRLIPCLLEYYFTRAKYMSSRAGAMSVMMAPMSGAFFMLLINSNICLHISTAIIGLSTGAISSMAVSATTELFGGKGFGIKHNIVIINIPIGSFILGEMAGVLYRRNGSADEVGKCIGMECYQTSYIIWGSLCCLGTLLALILHSRNKSLREMAGVQ, encoded by the exons ATGTCTACACAATGGCTTGTTTTAGTAGCTGCTATATGGCTTCAATCCATAAGTGGCACCAACACAAACTTTCCTGCCTATTCTTCCCAACTCAAACACCTTCTTTCCATGTCACAACTTCAACTCAACAACTTAGCCTTTGCTTCTGACGCCGGAAAAATTCTTGCCTGGTTCTCCGGTGTTGCTGCTTTATATCTTCCTTTGTGGCTAACTCTCTTGATTGGTTCAATTATCGGAATGATAGGTTACGGTGTACAATATTTTTTACTGTTAAAGTTGCACCTTCATAGCTCAATACCGTACTGGGTGGTTTTTATTTTAACTGTTGTTGCAGGAAATAGCGTATGTTGGATTAATACTGTCTGTTACATTCTTATTATACAAAATTTTCCTCTGGATATGCAACTTTCCTTAGGTTTATCAACTAGTTATCAAGGGTTAAGTGCCAAGATATATGGAGATATAGTTGAAGTTGCATATGCAAATTCTTGTCCTGATGAAAAAGCAAGAGGATATCTGCTGTTAAATTCGATTTTGCCTGTAATAGTTTGCATAATCGTGGCGCCTTTAGTCGCTAGATCATCACATGTTAATGATTCTGGTGGTTCACGCAGTGGATCATCTTATTCTTGTAGCAGAAAATTATCAGAAGGATTTGTTGCcatgttttccataactgttatTACTGGAACTTATGCTGTGGTTACTAGTAGTTTGGGTTACTCAATTTTATCATGTAGCAGACATGCTCAATTGATTGGCATCGGAGTTTTAGTTATTATCCTTCCAATTATGGTTCCTCTGGTGGAGAAAATTAGGGAGAATGTGCAGCACAAGTGTTGGATAAGACAGAGGAAAGTTAGTAGTTTCCCTGCAGATGAACAGGGAAGTGAAACATTGGAAAATGGAAATGGAGCAGTGGCGTTGTCTGTAAAAACTACTAGTGTGGTAAAAACTGGAGAAAAGAATGATTTAACAGGTAAGGAGATTGGACCAAAGTTGATGCTTAAAAAACTGGATTTCTGGATATATTTTTTTGTTTATATGTTTGGTGCTACAATTGGACTGGTGTATTTGAACAATTTAGGACAAATTGTGGAGTCGAGGGGGCACTCCAGAACTACTTGTTTGGTCTCGCTTTCATCCTCGTTTGGTTTCTTTGGGCGGCTCATTCCATGTCTCCTCGAATACTATTTTACGAG GGCAAAGTACATGAGTTCAAGAGCAGGAGCAATGTCAGTGATGATGGCACCAATGAGCGGAGCCTTTTTCATGCTACTAATAAACAGCAACATATGTCTACACATAAGTACAGCCATCATAGGATTGTCAACCGGAGCAATCTCGTCAATGGCCGTGTCGGCAACTACAGAGCTGTTTGGAGGCAAAGGGTTTGGAATAAAGCATAACATTGTGATCATAAACATCCCCATAGGATCTTTCATTTTGGGCGAAATGGCAGGGGTGCTGTACAGGCGAAATGGCAGTGCGGATGAAGTTGGAAAGTGCATAGGCATGGAATGTTACCAAACAAGTTATATAATATGGGGTTCACTTTGTTGTTTAGGAACTTTGTTAGCTCTAATACTACACTCCAGAAACAAAAGCTTGCGCGAAATGGCAGGGGTGCAGTAG